A genomic window from Prosthecobacter sp. SYSU 5D2 includes:
- a CDS encoding DUF1501 domain-containing protein: MNPFIRKTPDRSKPNRRDFMVQSGCASLGITSVVNTLAHLKLMGTAAAQGAGTGDYKALICIFLNGGTDTNNLLIPLAGGARTQYESGRGVPTYAGGNGGIAIPLADIVSAGTQLAPINPVSEYEYTSGYLGADGNGNRLAVHPGGIHLKTLFDNEELAFISNVGVLTQPNVTRANFTSLPPSQKPPQLFSHSDQQRQWQSSIPDKPFTSGWGGRLADILDSTHNTDEDALAMMVSISGLNSFQVGTQQQPYVMGAAGVTTLSGYGTNYTNGLLSLTPKPFSGYDPFKAPNVAGTNYKNTSNGWRLAALEQMLGMSHASLFDEAYINVSKNARVTEGLIGQALSITDNGEGGTTLDEHFISAYEGSGINGLTDGFAQQMRMVSRLIAGNSVLNNKRQIFFVQLGGWDTHVSQIPVLNNVARTDQGYHRLLLGLSCAIKGLRDSVASVGLWDNVMAFTASDFTRTFTPNKTDATGGSDHGWGGHMMVMGGKVKGKRVFGQFPNLTTNGGIDVQGNRGRWIPSTSVDQYASVIAKWFGVDSGQIGTIFPNLSRFTDPFSPAGKLDFVDYSA; the protein is encoded by the coding sequence ATGAATCCTTTCATTCGTAAAACTCCGGACCGCAGCAAGCCCAACCGCCGCGACTTCATGGTCCAGTCCGGCTGCGCCAGCCTTGGCATCACTAGCGTCGTCAATACCCTGGCCCATTTAAAGCTCATGGGCACAGCGGCTGCCCAGGGGGCCGGCACCGGGGACTACAAGGCCCTCATCTGCATCTTCCTCAACGGCGGCACGGATACGAACAACCTCCTCATCCCCCTGGCCGGCGGAGCCCGCACCCAGTATGAAAGCGGGCGCGGCGTCCCAACCTACGCCGGTGGCAATGGCGGCATCGCCATCCCGCTCGCAGACATCGTCAGTGCAGGCACCCAGCTAGCGCCCATCAATCCCGTCTCCGAATACGAATACACCTCCGGATACCTTGGTGCTGACGGCAATGGAAACCGCCTGGCCGTGCATCCGGGCGGCATCCACCTGAAGACCCTCTTTGATAACGAAGAGCTCGCCTTCATTTCAAATGTCGGCGTCCTCACCCAGCCCAACGTCACCCGCGCCAACTTCACCTCCCTCCCCCCTTCCCAAAAACCGCCCCAGCTCTTCTCCCATTCCGACCAGCAGCGCCAATGGCAGTCTTCCATCCCGGACAAACCCTTCACCAGCGGCTGGGGCGGCCGCCTGGCAGACATCCTGGACAGCACCCACAACACTGACGAGGATGCCCTCGCCATGATGGTCTCCATCAGCGGTTTGAACAGCTTCCAGGTCGGCACCCAGCAGCAGCCCTATGTCATGGGAGCTGCAGGCGTCACCACCCTCAGCGGCTACGGCACCAACTATACTAACGGCCTCCTCTCCCTCACCCCCAAACCCTTTTCCGGATACGATCCGTTCAAGGCCCCCAATGTCGCCGGCACCAATTACAAAAACACCTCCAACGGCTGGCGCCTCGCCGCCCTGGAGCAGATGCTCGGCATGAGCCACGCCAGCCTCTTTGACGAGGCCTACATCAACGTCTCCAAAAACGCCCGTGTCACCGAAGGCCTCATCGGCCAGGCCCTCTCCATCACCGATAACGGTGAAGGCGGCACCACCCTCGACGAGCATTTCATCAGCGCCTATGAAGGCAGCGGCATCAACGGCCTCACCGATGGCTTCGCCCAGCAGATGCGCATGGTCTCACGCCTCATCGCCGGTAACAGCGTCCTCAATAACAAGCGCCAGATCTTCTTCGTCCAGCTTGGCGGCTGGGACACCCACGTCTCCCAGATCCCCGTGCTCAATAACGTCGCCCGCACCGACCAGGGCTACCACCGCCTCCTCCTTGGCCTCTCCTGCGCCATCAAAGGCCTCCGCGACAGCGTCGCCTCCGTCGGTCTTTGGGACAATGTCATGGCCTTCACCGCCTCCGACTTCACCCGCACCTTCACGCCTAACAAAACGGATGCTACCGGTGGTTCGGACCACGGCTGGGGCGGCCACATGATGGTTATGGGCGGCAAGGTCAAAGGCAAGCGCGTCTTCGGCCAGTTCCCCAACCTTACCACCAACGGCGGCATCGATGTCCAGGGCAACCGCGGCCGCTGGATCCCCTCCACTTCCGTGGACCAGTACGCCTCCGTCATCGCCAAATGGTTCGGCGTGGATTCCGGCCAGATCGGCACCATCTTCCCCAACCTCTCCCGCTTCACCGATCCCTTTTCCCCCGCCGGCAAGCTCGACTTTGTGGACTATAGCGCCTGA
- a CDS encoding DUF1800 family protein: protein MHRATPWMNVKALAAGSVLLAFSSPLIAGTDYNNDGLCDIWQQFYDAWDLVPGGDEDNDGCTNLTESIAGTNPRNPADCNRVGDVLVAGNSVVLSIQSKVGKGYQLISSNTPSGPTWTNRGDPVTGDGSVLQFVTPMDSGTGRAFYRIRTTDQDTDNDGVSDWAEEITGTSPTLASSPSNASGGTASDGDVMASLFALSMTQLPGQEDALEKEGTAARLRLVRPVDKSGARLTLAFTTAPNPDSTKGSTSGNDYTLAVSQAGGMVTGTATGTVTIPAGASEMDIIVNPVADSSPEVPELLTLNVLKPGIGSGTVPLTGTATIIDADPAEEANRTLFVAYLGREAGVNTTATGIATALVNGDNDEAAISLTFSNLTSPQNTAYLRVDSDLEIINVGFGQVSGRQWEIRAAQTKFTDQAMLTALHAGQLYISVTTADNPTGEIRGYFNKAAGSSEFTFNSNIHDAPAPGSENWANPTAGALERDIWRFLNQCTYGGTEALYQEVLAEVTAAISGGGTYLDGYEAWLDKQMDPEETPNANLMQLVIAADNEEFIMRGNKPIFAGNDPKFGGVTYTVTYDTFGNPTINTATDGTYNNNHPFHNNRRREMWTLAMGAKAQVRQRMAQALSEILVISEMDQTVQDRHYAAASYWDMIADGAFGKFRDLLEKVTYSPMMGIYLSHIRNRATYVSSGVTIHPDENYAREIMQLFSIGLVLRHPDGSLVLGSDGLPIPTYDNDDITELARVLTGFCHGVRHQAVNIQRFNGLQMTASNNQRVGSNLEVQGGANTAGVSFTSFGEGGGDRWFQGPWIYPMKTLGRVGSTVYHDFGQKILLEGKHGETLIPAQSLAGRTDAQTHAMVDVDLRLAHNLLAGDPTSGSYNGHNNTPINISRWLIQRLTTSNPSAGYLYRVSNVYRNSNGNLGAVMKAILLDYEARSLELADTSISHGRMKEPLVHFMAVLRSLKASTGLPLTHLRDMQVPFSSTDSMSLPGYSKSLPAAEVDKYVSGTTRIRMPDQTTSLGQSPLRAPSVFNWFLPDYVVPGPMAEAGLFSPEMQIASETSLVNRINRLWTFTWASLEGMATFPGTGVDDIISTISSRAGPQVKVLPPGATAVANNFLPLTNLTFTPSNWSSPQTVTVAAVDDLEIEGSHFTSIFHRAISTDANYSNRTLPAIDVALMDNEAGAGASVVLTETADSTLVVEGGATDTYSLHLTAAPGSNVTVFARPMVTGANNATQVTVSPASLTFTPANYATPQFFTVTAVNDTTNEGPHVGIIGHHIETADAIYTSVHAPSLQATVADNEQSTSVAITQTQNSTIVLEGGYTDTFRVTMRRTPTSTLTFTPAANSQVSLSPSTLTFTSANYNIPQTVTVTAVDDAVIEGTHSTTISYTSSGGGYSVSANVPVTINDNDGGGVTIVESGGTTTATEGAALTGLDSYTIRLNSQPTANVTVEITPQRHTARMSNHAKAMGYFASDLPASNLQKDTVLLDYSDLISLYNTTFLSAGGISGTSSNNTAAHFAATVAIVNKFDLWWCGGQLQAQLPDLTLEDLANPAIVHSRKSIVAALLYGYSTTQGTGTPNNIRDRCRIAAYLVSISPQSFTAR from the coding sequence ATGCATCGCGCCACCCCTTGGATGAATGTGAAAGCCCTGGCCGCCGGCTCAGTGCTGCTCGCCTTCTCATCTCCCCTGATTGCAGGCACCGACTACAACAACGACGGTCTCTGCGACATCTGGCAGCAGTTTTATGATGCCTGGGACCTGGTACCTGGCGGGGACGAGGACAACGATGGCTGCACCAACCTGACCGAAAGCATCGCCGGAACAAACCCTCGCAACCCGGCCGACTGCAACCGTGTGGGGGATGTACTCGTCGCAGGGAATTCTGTCGTTCTGAGCATCCAGTCAAAAGTGGGCAAGGGCTATCAGCTCATCAGCAGCAACACGCCCAGCGGCCCCACCTGGACCAACCGGGGAGATCCTGTCACTGGTGACGGCTCCGTACTCCAGTTCGTCACCCCCATGGACAGCGGCACCGGGCGTGCGTTTTACCGCATCCGCACCACCGACCAGGATACCGACAATGACGGTGTCAGCGACTGGGCCGAAGAAATCACCGGCACCAGCCCCACGCTCGCCAGCAGTCCCAGCAATGCCTCCGGCGGCACCGCCAGTGACGGTGACGTCATGGCCAGCCTCTTCGCCCTCAGCATGACCCAGCTCCCCGGCCAGGAAGACGCCCTGGAAAAGGAGGGCACCGCTGCCCGGCTCCGCCTCGTCCGCCCTGTGGATAAAAGCGGCGCACGACTCACCCTCGCTTTCACCACCGCCCCCAATCCTGACAGCACCAAAGGCTCCACCAGCGGCAATGATTACACCCTCGCCGTCAGCCAGGCAGGCGGCATGGTCACCGGCACCGCCACTGGCACCGTCACCATTCCTGCAGGAGCCAGTGAGATGGACATCATCGTCAACCCCGTCGCGGACAGCTCACCGGAAGTCCCCGAACTGCTCACCCTCAATGTCCTGAAACCAGGTATCGGCTCCGGCACCGTACCGCTCACCGGCACCGCCACCATCATTGATGCGGACCCCGCCGAGGAAGCCAACCGCACCCTCTTCGTCGCCTACCTGGGCCGTGAGGCCGGCGTCAACACCACCGCCACTGGCATCGCCACCGCGCTCGTCAATGGCGACAATGATGAAGCCGCCATCAGCCTCACCTTCAGCAACCTCACCTCCCCCCAGAACACCGCCTACCTGCGGGTGGACAGCGACCTGGAAATCATCAATGTCGGCTTTGGCCAGGTCAGCGGCAGACAGTGGGAAATCCGCGCCGCCCAGACCAAATTTACCGATCAGGCCATGCTCACCGCCCTCCACGCCGGCCAGCTTTACATCAGCGTCACCACCGCAGACAATCCCACCGGTGAAATCCGCGGCTACTTCAACAAAGCTGCCGGCTCCTCTGAATTCACCTTCAATTCCAATATCCATGACGCTCCCGCCCCGGGCAGCGAGAACTGGGCAAATCCAACCGCTGGCGCGCTGGAGCGTGACATCTGGCGCTTCCTCAACCAGTGCACCTATGGGGGCACAGAGGCCCTGTACCAGGAGGTCCTGGCCGAGGTCACGGCCGCCATCTCCGGCGGCGGCACCTACCTGGACGGCTACGAAGCCTGGCTGGACAAGCAGATGGATCCAGAGGAAACGCCGAATGCCAACCTCATGCAGCTTGTCATCGCAGCAGACAATGAGGAGTTCATCATGCGGGGGAACAAACCCATCTTTGCCGGAAATGACCCCAAGTTTGGCGGGGTCACCTACACCGTCACTTATGACACCTTTGGCAACCCCACCATCAACACGGCCACTGACGGCACCTACAACAACAACCACCCCTTTCACAATAACCGCCGCCGGGAAATGTGGACGCTCGCCATGGGGGCCAAGGCCCAGGTCCGCCAGCGCATGGCCCAGGCCCTCTCTGAGATCCTCGTCATCTCAGAAATGGACCAGACCGTCCAGGACCGCCACTACGCCGCAGCCAGCTATTGGGACATGATAGCCGACGGTGCTTTTGGCAAGTTCCGCGACCTTCTCGAAAAAGTCACCTACAGCCCCATGATGGGCATCTACCTCAGCCATATCCGCAACCGCGCCACTTACGTCTCCTCAGGCGTCACCATCCACCCGGATGAAAACTATGCCCGCGAGATCATGCAGCTCTTCAGCATCGGCCTGGTGCTTCGCCATCCGGATGGCAGCCTCGTCCTCGGATCCGATGGCCTGCCCATCCCCACTTATGATAACGATGACATCACCGAGCTGGCCCGCGTCCTTACCGGCTTCTGCCACGGCGTCCGCCATCAGGCGGTCAATATCCAGCGCTTCAACGGCCTCCAGATGACTGCTTCCAACAACCAGCGTGTAGGATCCAATCTGGAGGTCCAGGGCGGTGCCAACACTGCCGGCGTCAGCTTCACCAGCTTTGGTGAGGGCGGTGGGGATCGCTGGTTCCAGGGTCCCTGGATTTATCCCATGAAAACCCTGGGCCGTGTGGGCAGCACCGTTTACCACGATTTTGGGCAAAAGATTCTCCTGGAAGGCAAGCACGGCGAGACCCTGATCCCGGCCCAATCCCTGGCAGGCCGCACGGATGCCCAGACCCATGCCATGGTGGATGTTGATCTCAGGCTTGCCCACAACCTCCTTGCTGGCGACCCAACCTCCGGCAGTTACAACGGGCACAACAACACGCCCATCAACATCTCACGCTGGCTCATTCAGCGCCTCACCACCTCCAATCCCAGCGCCGGCTATCTCTACCGCGTTTCCAATGTCTATCGCAACAGCAATGGAAACCTCGGGGCCGTCATGAAGGCCATCCTGCTGGACTATGAAGCCCGCAGCCTGGAGCTGGCGGACACCTCCATCTCCCACGGCCGCATGAAGGAGCCCCTCGTCCACTTCATGGCCGTCTTGCGCAGCCTCAAAGCCAGCACGGGCCTCCCTCTCACCCATCTCCGGGACATGCAGGTGCCCTTCTCCTCCACCGACAGCATGAGCCTGCCCGGCTATTCCAAATCACTCCCTGCCGCCGAGGTGGACAAATACGTCTCAGGCACCACCCGCATCCGCATGCCGGACCAGACGACTTCCCTCGGCCAGTCCCCTCTGCGCGCCCCCAGTGTCTTCAACTGGTTCCTGCCGGATTATGTCGTGCCGGGTCCCATGGCTGAGGCAGGCCTCTTTTCTCCAGAAATGCAGATCGCATCTGAGACCAGTCTTGTCAACCGCATCAACCGGCTGTGGACCTTTACCTGGGCGTCCCTTGAGGGCATGGCCACCTTCCCCGGCACGGGCGTGGATGACATCATCAGCACCATCTCGTCCCGCGCCGGCCCCCAGGTGAAAGTCCTTCCTCCTGGAGCCACCGCTGTCGCCAATAACTTCCTCCCCCTCACCAATCTCACCTTCACTCCGTCCAACTGGAGTTCTCCTCAAACCGTCACCGTTGCGGCGGTGGATGACCTGGAGATCGAAGGAAGCCACTTCACTTCCATCTTTCATCGAGCCATCAGCACCGACGCGAACTACAGCAACCGCACCCTCCCCGCCATTGATGTTGCCCTCATGGACAATGAGGCAGGCGCGGGAGCCTCCGTTGTCCTCACGGAAACCGCAGACAGCACCCTCGTCGTCGAAGGTGGTGCCACAGACACCTATTCCCTTCATCTGACGGCCGCACCCGGCTCCAATGTCACCGTCTTCGCCCGCCCGATGGTCACCGGGGCCAACAATGCCACCCAGGTCACCGTCTCCCCGGCCAGCCTCACCTTCACTCCGGCCAACTACGCCACCCCGCAGTTCTTCACCGTCACCGCGGTGAATGATACAACCAATGAAGGCCCCCATGTCGGCATCATCGGCCATCATATCGAGACCGCTGATGCCATCTACACCAGTGTGCATGCGCCCTCCCTCCAGGCCACTGTCGCGGACAATGAACAGAGCACCAGCGTCGCCATCACCCAGACCCAAAACAGCACCATCGTTCTGGAGGGCGGCTACACTGACACCTTCCGGGTGACGATGAGAAGGACCCCGACGAGCACCCTCACCTTCACCCCGGCCGCCAACAGCCAGGTCAGCCTCTCCCCCTCCACCCTGACATTCACTTCTGCCAACTACAACATCCCCCAGACCGTCACCGTCACTGCCGTGGATGATGCCGTCATCGAGGGCACCCATAGCACCACCATCAGCTACACCTCCAGCGGCGGCGGATACAGTGTCAGTGCCAATGTCCCCGTCACCATCAATGACAATGACGGTGGCGGCGTCACCATAGTAGAATCCGGCGGCACCACCACCGCCACGGAGGGAGCCGCCCTTACCGGCCTGGACAGTTACACCATTCGCCTCAACAGCCAGCCCACCGCCAATGTCACCGTGGAGATCACCCCCCAGCGGCACACCGCGCGCATGTCCAACCATGCCAAAGCCATGGGCTACTTCGCCAGCGACCTCCCCGCCAGCAACCTGCAAAAGGACACCGTGCTCCTGGATTACTCCGATCTGATCAGCCTCTACAACACCACCTTTCTAAGTGCCGGCGGCATCTCTGGCACCAGCAGCAACAACACCGCCGCCCATTTCGCAGCCACCGTTGCCATCGTGAACAAATTTGACCTGTGGTGGTGCGGCGGCCAGCTCCAGGCCCAGCTCCCCGATCTCACCCTGGAGGACCTGGCAAACCCGGCCATCGTTCATTCCCGCAAGTCCATCGTCGCCGCCCTCCTTTACGGATACAGCACCACCCAGGGCACAGGCACGCCTAACAACATCCGCGACCGCTGCCGCATCGCCGCCTATCTCGTCAGCATCAGCCCCCAGTCCTTCACCGCCAGGTAA